gatgaagatttttgggaagaaagagcttgggaacactacatggagaatgatagatttgcaaatcgtttCCCAAGAACAACCTCctccaaatcgatcgacatccaccacccaccatcgatcgattatctacatcatccagcaaaacgacatcgtccatcgatcgacattgcaaGCATCACATCGATTGGTATTGAGTCaaacgacttaaaggacaagatcagaatttcaccgattagggcaacataAGGGTATATAATGTTGTCAACATCAACCACGCAAATTCAAACTTCAACAACACATACCCTGCAGCCTCCAGCAACAAGAAACATCACCATGGAGACCtgcaacaacaagaacaatcgatccaaccatgcgGCTAAACGATCATCATCGATCGCCATCACCACTGCACCATCGATTGATTCTCTCACCAGAACTCAATCTCGTTTTCATAATACTAGAGATATTAGGAATgcttcactaacacctgatgaatttggtatttatAGGGATAgagatggctttgcaagagccaTTGATGAAAGGATTCTACACATATCCAGGaaggacatagcagacatccttcaagttgccaatggaccaaaTAACCTGTTCatacagcaacgtggccatccagacatcttagctcacgtccaagacaaccaccacgtcaccatgacagaggatacagttcctcaacgtTTTCGTTAACATGGAAATTccccatcgatcgatatcggtTCATCACTATCCATCGACGGCGAGTTGCCTAGATCGATCGACAACATAACAGCCAGATCGACCAACAAACGTATTGattttggacgacgtgcctttgaTACCAATGGATTCAGAAGATTCAGATGGGAAGAGATGGACgaatttggtgtccacagagatgaatttggacatgctaggggagttgatggtgaaatcatccctgtCACCAAAGAGCACATAAGAAAaatcctggagagagcatctctttttcagaggagttgcttacgccttccagaacatgcactcccttaccatgcatacagaccagcaccagtaccctacagcaaggaggagatagatgatatggtgactgatgtatggggagctcaggcacacctggAGGAAGAATtccgcacattggtggaagatacCTACCAGCCATTGGATCGCAGCTCTGAAGCTCTTCAAAGTGATATGGAAGTGCTAAGTATGGAGATTAAGAGCATTAGAaacatgcttgagaaggaagctacgccaccagtatcgatcgacacggcaCCAACCCCATCGATCAATATCGGCCAGACGACATCCAACAcccaaccagaatgttcatcacctaaaaaagataaatgggagattgcttataTCAacacacggattggagacgtctacagccctctcaacaacaatgtcgaatgatTAAGCAAAAGGATTGATATTTTACAGCAAGATTTGGAAACAATTCGTGAGAATGATCAACCTCAGAATCATaacgcaacatcgatcgacactggtACATCAAGATCGATAGACATCGAGCAACCACCAGCGCAGACTACTTACactgcagcagaagttgatcaaatcaaacatgagctatacGAAGCTATGGATTCTATGGAGGAGAGGCTCAACAAGAgatgtgatgacattgacgacccTCTCAATGACAGAGTGACCAACATGTGCTTAGCTACTGGTCTACTGAAGAACGAGGTATTCGCTATGCAGAGAATTCTTCAGTATCAACGTCAGCattcagcatcgatcgacacagttaccactgtatcgaccgacagaactcccagcgaaacgaccgacgcacatATTGTaccaccaaagtcaagctaaatgactataacaaagcgctgagtgggacgcaacccactattaggttttattttattttatttataagtttttttaacatttttacttttattttcgcattggtttttgcagatttttaagatccaagtagaatgatgattccatcgaccgacacaACAAAGTCACATCGCTCGACAGCACACGACCatcactaacgatcgacgtatctCCATACGTATCGATCAACGCCATCgcggtcaggtttagtcgttctatcttgttacATTAAGTACTTATGATCTATTTCTTCACTccgactgtgttacactgggacagtgtaatttaagtttGTGGAGAGGTTTACtatatgtgtttttatcttggtttttatttaaaaatattttcaaattatttttcgcataagtactaaaatggggacattgatattgatttatacatgattatctaaccactctttagcaccattctagatttactgatagtactaaagatgctaaagtggatcaacctgtcacctataCACACTcactgagattgtttgaaggaaccaaagctgacctccaacactaatactgactttatttgcttgtcttggggcttggtaatcactggatcggaatcctcctacaagtctggaaagtaaaaagtctgtgtgtttctggttcccttccttctctctcttcggcatctcaaagatctaagtttatgttataaaagattgaaatgatttcttgagaggcagaggggtaggagtgtctcctgcgaccccattattctaaatctcagggatgatcacacattcTGGAAAcaagggataggtaaattacctgtgaccccattattcgctacactttgtcaaaatgtatgagttacaattgcAATGTCGATGAGATAAACTAGATGACCCTTGTtggcatcaaaacctattgaaattgaaactaataagagatccagagatgagagatgaggggagaaagggatcagagaagactacctgtgtgttcagatacttgtttgagttgaatccatgtgtcctttgatcgatactcccaaggtaaagcctgcacttttattttatgttaagaaatgaggttagtagaggggaatgtcagataagatttgctaagtagtgaactagatgaatttggttgctaagctaggataattcataatgaacttctgtgattaggatgtttagatatgaattgcgaaTCCATAGAATGATGACTTCaatgttttgaatctttgagtccttactatttccaaaccttttccagaGACTATTGAGTTTTttcttgaggacaagcaaaggagtaagtctggggaagttgatataccatggatttcacccattttctaccatggtataatgatatttttattttgtaactaatatgttttctagactattaggtatgttttcaggttcatgagtgttttgtgataaagtgatgcttttggagcattttggagcacaagagataatacacccgagttgaccattcaagaccaagtcggaagtcaacattcagagaacaatcgatcgatactcatccagagttgacgatcgatgtagctgtgaagatccgcatacttgaagattataattgatcgatacacatcaagtGTTGTCGATTGAtagcgaggacgaaatggtttagccgactacttcaccaaggcTTCACCAAAATTATGACAttacccctgacgagtttttaacctaatagaaatgcttaaataccctgcctaagtgtttttgacggcaagcaagCAAGCGAAagcaagcaagcagagagtgtgagagaaagctagagttttaCCTTTTGTTCTAAGTTTCGAGAGATCGGAGAGatatcattgagagatttgtgattgaactctatttgttttctattctctatctaatgcaatttctttacctatcttgtgttatgaattgcttagttatgtctgagtagtctacttgttagatctagggtttaaataggtttgtgggattagccctaaactatacttgctaagttgtgatattcatcaaatggattgaaccctatgcttgttctagattagctaactagagcatagatcactaggatctttatatcttgaattatctttTTGAACTAGTTTatctcctgttgagaagagtgatataccatggattttacccgtttttaaccatggtatactagtgttttattatatatttaatctgttttctagcctgttaggtttgttttcaggttcaggagcgttttgtgataaagtgatgtttttggagtattttggagtgcaagagatgatacaccctgttggggaaaaatatccagacgtGAGTTTTCTCCGGCTTCTGGCTAGGTCCTTGACTTCCGGACTCTTgttcaagaagaaaccaggaaccgacccctgccttgggtccgacccctagatcggaccgaccccttggagtaaaatagaagttttctacctaaggggaaacttccattttctgattatggaagagttctattacttgaagccgacatctacaactataaaaggggagctcAAActctagaataagggatcgacacTTCGAGACATAGATATTAaagtttaggcgactagaactagggtttatacaccaatacGTTGTAGTCCCAAAGAAtatactcaataacatctctttgctctcgatTTACAACTCTTTCATACAAGttctctagtgttccgtagtactaaaacgatcatacacaaaaataccctaacagtttggcgctagaaggaggggagtgatccaactacgtgacgatggcaTTAGAGGACGACGCTAACCAGACGGAGATGACTCCGAGAGAGATCGAGCTTCTCAACAGGCTTGAGTCTCTTTAGAGTCAGGTcaccgatcttcacaaagctcgggagacgacacccggaggtcctgaacttctcctcgaagttcaaaccctaaaagaccaacttggagaGCACTACAAGCTACTACAGcaaagcgccgagaagctagacgccatagaggcggagaatcttgtcctccgacaagagaaccataccctcggtgaagttagcaacaagcgaaagcggttccgGACTAAGGTACGACCCATGGCTTCGCTCTACACTCCGCGAGACGAACCCGAAAGCCGAGGAGTCGCGAACGATAGGACCCGAGTACAAGTAAATAGTGATTCCGATACGGAGGACGAGGAGTATTCACCCGACGATCCCGAGATCTCAGATCCAGCCCTAGCAGCCTACTTAGAAAGAGTGGTCTCCGAAAGGTTcggcaccattcaatctatagtagaaaggctcccaggggCAGCTCCTCCTATTCGAAGAAGCAATCAGgggtcctactccgatacaccttttgtggaagagattgcttcggtGGAGATGTCGCGAAAGTTCTCTTTCCCAAGCATAAAGATGTACGAAGGTACTGGGATCCCGACAATCACATTGCTGAGTACAAGCAACGCGtgctagcagtagcaatccctcgggatgcacgggaagctaccatgtgcaaaggATTCGGATCGACCTTGACCGGCCCCGCTCTTCAGTGGTATATCAACTTGCCCACCAAATCCATCAAatcctttgcagcccttagcgatAATTTCGTGGAGCAGTTCGCTAGCAGCCGTGACCTAGAGAAGAATTCAGATGATATCTATGAgatcctccagcataggaatgaGCCCCTTCCTTCTTACATAGCTCGCTTCAACCAGGCGAAGGTGGCTATTCCTGAGTGCGacgctgatacggctatctcagccttCAAGAGGGGTCTACTTCCAGAGGGAGACCTttacaaggagctgatcaaatacaagtgcaggaTTATGGAAGACGTGCTCTCCcgtgcttgggctcaagtaagatgggaagaagatgttgctaGTAGGGCTAAAGCCGGTCCGAAGTACGATCAGAAGCCGTCAAAGCCTACGAGGAATGACCGCGACGAGTCTTCCCACTCGAAGTCCGCCAGGGAGACTAGCAACCCGAATAAGGGCAGGTATCAGCATCGACCTTTGCCTAGATCCGAAGGGAGGATGGTGTCTACCTGGCCTGACAACTTCCATCTCGCGATAACTAACCGGAGCTGATCGGTGTCTTACGACAAATGGGTCCTCAAGTTAAGTGGCCTCCTAAGGTGAAGGTCGCGGAGGCTAATCGAAATCCCAAGCGATGGTGCGAGTTCCATAGTGATCATGGCCATACTACGGAGGATTGCATAGCCCTAAAGATGGAAGTCgccgagctcctcaagaaaggcTAACTGCGGGAGTTCCTCTCGGATAAAGCCGAGAACCTTCTAAATAAATAAGGTCCCAGCCTCCCTATCGAGGCAGCTCCTGCATTGCCACCACAGCAAGACCGGGTGATCCACGTCATCACAAGTGGATCAGAGGTGAGCGGAATTAACTGTGCCGCAGCAAAGAAAAGTACTCGCAATGCCAGGAACGGCCGGGAGGCCGAGGGTCCCAGGCGCCTGCTCCTTGGAATAGATGAGATCAGTATCACTGCaagggagcaggagaaggtcctCGTCCCTCATCATGACGCTCTcgtcatttcacttaccatagcaaactgcttggtcaagcaGATACTAGTAGATaatgggagctccagcaacataaTCTTCTATTCGGCCTTCGCCGACCTAGGTTTGGAACCTGCAGCTCTAACCAAAAAGGCAACTCCCCTCgtaggcttcagtggagaaGTCAAACAAACCTTGGGAGAGGTCCTTCTTCCTGTGTATGCCGAAGGGGTAAACCAAGCCACGAAGTTCCTGGTCGTCGACTGCCCCTCATCATACAACGTGATAttgggaaggccttggatccatgacatgggagccgtaccttcgACTTTTCATCAGCTGGTCAAGTTCCCAACCCCTTGGAGCATCAGAGCGGTCAAGGGGGATCAAGAGAATGCCAGGTCTTGCTATCAAACTACCCTTAGGGGAAAGACTCAGATtttatagcaattacagaagaagcttccgTCCCCACACACCGAAGAACCGGAagtggaagaaatggatgaGGTCCCGCTCACGGAAGGGAACTCTAGTCGAAACATAAAAATAGGCTCCAAGCTTCCGGAAAGCTTGAGGAGGAGACTGATCGATTTCTTGAGATCCAACTCCGATTGTTTCGCCTGGTCTCATGAAGACATGCCTGGAATTGATCCTGATGTTATCATGCACCAACTCAAGGTGGATCCAATGCATCCTCCTGTTAGACAGAAGAGGAGAAAATTTGCTCCTGAAAGGGATGGgataatcaacgaagaggtcaagaacctactagatgctggattcatacgagaagtgcaatacccggaatggctagccaaTGTGGTGAtcgtgaagaagaagaatgggaagtggagagacTGTATCGATTTCACGGACCTTAATAAGTCATGTCCTAAAGATCCTTTCCCTCTGCCTTACATCGACAGGTTGGCCGACGCAACGGCTGGTCACGAGCTGATGAGCTCCATGGATGCATTCTCTGGATATAATcagatcctaatgcatcctgacgatcaagagaagacctcaTTCATGACTTCAAGGGGCATCtactgttacaaggttatgcctttcggattgaagaacGCCGGCTCAACCTACCAAAGGCTagtcaacatgatgttcgccgatcagatagggcagaccatgtaagtctacattgatgacatgttggTGAAGTCCCTAGACGCCGAAGACCATATCTCACACCTTCAACAAaccttcaccactctcaggaggtacaacatgaagctgaacccttcaaagtgctcaTTCGGAGTAAGTTCTGGAAAGTTCCTAGGGTACATAGCCACCCACAGGGGCATTGAAGCAAACCCAGAGCAGGTGAGAGC
The sequence above is drawn from the Raphanus sativus cultivar WK10039 chromosome 7, ASM80110v3, whole genome shotgun sequence genome and encodes:
- the LOC130498093 gene encoding uncharacterized protein LOC130498093, with translation MGPQVKWPPKVKVAEANRNPKRWCEFHSDHGHTTEDCIALKMEVAELLKKGPSLPIEAAPALPPQQDRVIHVITSGSEVSGINCAAAKKSTRNARNGREAEGPRRLLLGIDEISITAREQEKVLVPHHDALVISLTIANCLVKQILVDNGSSSNIIFYSAFADLGLEPAALTKKATPLVGFSGEVKQTLGEVLLPVYAEGVNQATKFLVVDCPSSYNVILGRPWIHDMGAVPSTFHQLVKFPTPWSIRAVKGDQENARSCYQTTLRGKTQIL
- the LOC130498092 gene encoding uncharacterized protein LOC130498092, which gives rise to MCKGFGSTLTGPALQWYINLPTKSIKSFAALSDNFVEQFASSRDLEKNSDDIYEILQHRNEPLPSYIARFNQAKVAIPECDADTAISAFKRGLLPEGDLYKELIKYKCRIMEDVLSRAWAQVRWEEDVASRAKAGPKYDQKPSKPTRNDRDESSHSKSARETSNPNKGRYQHRPLPRSEGRMVSTWPDNFHLAITNRS